The following are encoded together in the Methylomonas methanica MC09 genome:
- a CDS encoding type II secretion system protein N, with product MTKLWLLSANEIAAPRFSIRLFNGQGALPPLTAGVLSALYLTWAILSWPLPAEPLAPLKNEQTTSVAEPDADAASDYLEIADWHLFGLDQTAEAETVATALVETPLQLKLLGTFLVSGRPDNRYAIIQSADGLQQKYREGEALPEDAVLQHVEKTRVVLKHLQRLESLAFEPNPVSFSAPNP from the coding sequence ATGACGAAGTTATGGCTACTATCCGCAAATGAAATCGCCGCACCGCGATTTTCAATCCGATTATTCAACGGGCAGGGAGCGCTACCGCCGCTAACGGCCGGTGTGTTGAGTGCGTTGTATCTGACTTGGGCGATCCTGTCCTGGCCGTTGCCGGCCGAGCCTTTAGCGCCACTGAAGAATGAGCAAACGACGTCGGTAGCGGAGCCAGACGCCGATGCCGCCTCCGATTATCTGGAAATTGCCGACTGGCATTTATTCGGGCTGGATCAAACCGCCGAGGCTGAGACGGTTGCTACCGCTTTGGTGGAGACCCCGTTACAGCTCAAATTATTGGGTACCTTTTTAGTATCCGGCCGGCCGGATAACCGTTACGCCATCATTCAATCCGCCGATGGCCTACAGCAAAAGTATCGCGAAGGTGAAGCCTTGCCGGAAGATGCCGTTCTGCAACATGTCGAAAAAACGCGGGTGGTGTTAAAGCATTTGCAGCGCCTGGAATCGTTGGCCTTCGAGCCCAATCCCGTCTCGTTTTCGGCACCGAATCCATAA
- the gspD gene encoding type II secretion system secretin GspD: MKKTRVWLGWLLVLLCQVSWAEQQEFSLNLKDVDIRALIETVADATGKNFVVDPRITGNITVVTSTPMRAAQVYDVFLSILKVHGYSAIPNGNIVKIVPNTSAKQDGEPSELQPDLKNGDEQQTRIVQVQHVDANQLVQTLMPLMPQYAFMAAVPESNTVIISDTAANVKRVEMMIRQVDKSDAQNIEVINLRHGNAVDLIQPLNNLISTSNAGRTTAVAPPLVADERTNSIIIGGNPDTRLQMRALIANLDAPIEKDGNTEVIYMRYALAKDLVETLTGVGSLKDESADKVKTKANTDKVFDVRADEASNSLIITAPHDKMRTLKSVVRQLDVRRAQVHIEAIIAEVRYDKNQQLGVEWQTKEGGNVFGAYRKNDKNSLDFSQFVTSVGKGLSVGYLAGSEIKALINAFATDTDVNVLSTPSLVTLDNEEASIIVGQNIPLNTGSFTTNTSGASNPFTTVQRQDVGIKLKVLPQINEGDAVKLKVTQEVSSVTGDGQSFDKRQIETSVLVDDGKVLVLGGLIKDDVNEVVDKVPILGDIPLLGYLFQSTTTKVNKTNLMVFLRPQIIREGAQSTGVTYDKYNYMRQKQQQFNQDGLMLMPNEQQPLLNPLPDAGALDLEP, from the coding sequence ATGAAAAAAACACGCGTGTGGCTGGGCTGGCTATTGGTTTTGTTATGCCAAGTAAGTTGGGCGGAGCAGCAGGAGTTTTCCCTGAACCTTAAGGATGTGGATATCCGGGCTTTGATTGAAACCGTGGCGGACGCCACCGGTAAAAATTTTGTGGTCGACCCGCGCATCACCGGCAATATCACCGTGGTGACATCCACGCCCATGCGCGCGGCCCAGGTATACGATGTGTTTTTGTCGATATTGAAAGTCCACGGCTACTCGGCCATTCCCAACGGCAATATCGTCAAAATCGTGCCTAATACTTCGGCCAAGCAGGACGGCGAGCCGAGCGAATTGCAGCCAGATTTAAAAAACGGCGACGAACAACAAACCCGCATCGTCCAGGTTCAACATGTCGACGCCAACCAACTGGTGCAGACCTTGATGCCGTTGATGCCGCAATACGCCTTTATGGCGGCGGTACCCGAGAGCAATACTGTGATCATTTCCGATACCGCCGCCAACGTGAAGCGGGTGGAAATGATGATCAGGCAAGTCGATAAAAGCGATGCGCAAAATATTGAAGTCATCAATCTGCGCCACGGTAATGCCGTGGATTTGATCCAGCCCTTGAACAACCTGATTAGCACCAGCAATGCCGGAAGAACCACCGCGGTGGCGCCGCCCTTGGTCGCCGACGAACGCACCAACAGCATCATCATCGGCGGCAATCCCGATACACGGTTGCAAATGCGGGCACTGATTGCCAATCTGGACGCGCCGATAGAAAAAGACGGCAATACCGAAGTGATTTACATGCGCTATGCCTTGGCCAAGGATTTGGTGGAGACTCTGACCGGCGTCGGTTCGTTAAAGGACGAAAGTGCCGATAAGGTTAAAACCAAGGCCAATACCGACAAGGTATTCGACGTGCGCGCCGATGAAGCGTCCAATTCGCTGATCATCACGGCGCCGCACGACAAAATGCGCACCTTGAAAAGCGTGGTGCGGCAACTGGATGTGCGCAGAGCCCAGGTGCATATCGAAGCCATCATTGCCGAAGTGCGCTACGACAAAAACCAGCAGCTCGGCGTGGAATGGCAGACCAAGGAAGGCGGGAATGTGTTTGGCGCTTATCGGAAAAACGATAAAAACTCGCTGGATTTTTCGCAATTCGTCACCTCGGTGGGGAAAGGCCTCAGTGTCGGGTATCTGGCCGGCAGCGAAATCAAGGCCTTGATCAATGCTTTCGCCACCGATACCGATGTCAACGTGTTGTCGACGCCGTCGTTGGTGACCTTGGATAATGAAGAAGCCAGCATTATCGTCGGCCAGAATATTCCGTTGAATACCGGCAGTTTCACCACGAATACCTCGGGGGCCAGTAATCCGTTTACCACCGTGCAGCGCCAGGATGTGGGCATTAAACTCAAGGTCTTACCGCAAATCAACGAGGGCGATGCGGTCAAGCTGAAGGTTACTCAAGAGGTGTCCAGCGTGACCGGCGACGGGCAAAGTTTCGACAAGCGGCAGATAGAAACCTCGGTATTGGTCGACGACGGCAAGGTGTTGGTGCTGGGCGGATTGATCAAAGACGATGTCAATGAGGTGGTCGATAAAGTGCCGATTTTGGGCGATATTCCGTTGCTGGGTTATTTGTTTCAGTCCACTACCACCAAGGTTAACAAGACCAACTTGATGGTGTTCTTGCGGCCGCAAATCATTCGCGAGGGCGC